TGTTGCAACCGCTTCCGTACGATCCTCGAAACAGGCGACGCGCACTTGAAAGGTCCCACCGGCGGCGTGAAGGACAGGAACAGATACGGACTGTCCACCTTCGGTCGAGCGCGTAGGATGTAGTCGGCGAGTGCCGCGCCGGTCTCCTCGAGGAGCGGCACCACCCGATCACGCTTGCCCTTGGTACGCCGGACAAAGATCTCGCCGGTTCGCCAGTCGATATCCTGAAGTTGAAGGGCGCGCAGCTCGCCGTTGGGAATGCCCGTTGTGGCGAGTAGCAGCAAGACAGCTCGATCGCGGATGTCGACGGGTGTCGTTGCGCCGATTGCGTCGATGGCGTGCCGAACGGCATCCCATGCAAGGCGCGGCGGCAAATGCGCCAAACGCCAGTGGGGCGTTCCTGGGACGACGCGGGCAAGTTCCTGGTCGTGGTGGCCAGCCCAATGCAAAAACCGAAGAAATGTTCGGATGCGAGAAGTCGCTGCCGTACGGGTGCCGGAGGTCGCCGATAGCGACAGCTGATGCTCGACAGCAGCAAGGACGTGCTCAGCCGTCAGCGCAGCGAGGTCTTGGCCGGAATGATGATGGCGGAACCAATCCAGAAAGCGGCGGCCACCCAGGAGAACGCCTTCGCGGGACTTCGGCTCAAGCCCTCGCACCCTGCGCAAATAGTCCGAAAAGGAGGCCAGAAGCGGAGCATCCGGATCATCTTCTACACTGGGAACGGAAGCAATGAATCGCTCCGGAGCAACTCGCCGTGCGTGTCCCAGCGCCGACACTGCGCCAATGCGTGGAGAATCCGTAATAAACCTGCATAAATAGCTATCAACGACATCTTGATGGATCGGCATCGGACCACAGCGCGGCGCGGCAAATTGGCTAAAACGCGCAATCCGGCTCAGATAAATCTTGGCGGATGCTTGCTTGTAACCAAGCGTGAAAAAATGCTCCGCTAGACGATCCATCTCGTCACCGAGCGCACCGCTACGCAGGCGCTTGAGCACCCTACCATACGAAAAATAGAACTCGAGCATGTTGCACCCTCCGGGATACCGGCGCAGGGAAATCCCGCGCCCACCCGAAAGGTACGAAACGTTATGTGGCGGAGGATGCCAGATTTGGCGGTCCCCGGCTGGTGCCCGGACGGCTCCGCCACATAATCTTCCCCGATGCATAAGAACGGTTAGGTGGCGCGCCACCTAACCGTTCAGCGGTGCGGTCTACGTCTTCCGTGCCAAACGGACGGACCGGATAAAGCTGATCTTTTGGGACGGCACCGGCGTCTGCCTTTACGCCAAGCGCCTGGAGGATGGCGAGTTCCGCTGGCCGAAAGTGCAGGACGGCGTGATGCGGTTGACGGCAGCGCAGCTATCGGCGCTGCTTGAAGGGCTCGACTGGCGGCGGGTCCATGAAGCGCGGCGGACACGCGTTCCCGTCCAGGCCGGCTGATCCGCGACGAAGTGAATCAGACGGGATTCCGTTGTCGCCCGGCAGGGGCAAATATGGTCTGGTCCTGTCATGGCGATGACGGCGGACCAGCTTCCCGACGATCCGGATGCGCTGAAGGCGATGGTCCTGGCGCGGGATGTTGAGAACGCCCGTCTCTACCAGATCATCAAGGAATTGCAGCGCCACCGTTTTGGCCGTCGTGCCGAAACGCTGCCGGAAGACCAGCTTCTGCTGGGTCTGGAAGAAGCCGAGCAGATCGAGGCCGCCGGCGAGGAAGCGAAGGAACAGGTCGCCTCCGCGGAGCGCAATGCAAAGGCTGCGAAGCGCCGGGCGAACCGTGGCGCGCTGCCGCCCCATCTTCCGCGCATCGAAATGGTCGTCGACATCGATAACCACGCCTGCCCGTGTTGCCGCAACGGGCTTCACCGGATTGGCGAAGATGTGAGCGAGCGGCTCGATATCGTGCCGGCGCAGCTGCGCGTGATCGTGGTGCGCCGGCCCAAATACGCCTGCCGCGCCTGCGAGGACGTCGTTGTCCAAGCGCCGGCGCCGACGCGCCTCGTGGAGGGCGGGCTGCCAACCGAAGCGACGGTCGCCCAGGTTCTGGTCTCCAAATACGCCGATCATCTGCCGCTCTATCGCCAGGCGCAGATCTACGCCCGGCAGGGCATCCATCTTGACCGCTCCACGCTCGCCGACTGGGTCGGCCGTGCCGCCTGGCATCTGCGTCCGGTGCATGAGCGGCTGCTTGAGAAGCTGAAGACCTCACCGAAGCTCTTCGCCGACGAGACCACGGCGCCGGTGCTCGATCCCGGCCGCGGCAAAACCAAGACCGGGCAGCTCTGGGCCTATGCTCGCGACGACCGGCCATGGGACGGAGCCGATCCACCGGGCGTCGCCTATGTCTATGCGTCGGACCGCAAGGCGGAGCGGCCGATCGCCCATCTCGCCGGCTTCAGCGGAATCCTGCAGGTCGATGGCTATGGCGGTTATCGCACGTTGGCTGAAAAGAGCGGCGCAACGCTTGCCTTCTGTTGGGCACATGTCCGCCGGCGCTTCTATGAGTTGGCCGCATCCGGCCCGGCGCCGATCGCGAGCGAGGCGCTCCGGCGTGCGCATTCCGACGAAGCCGGCCAGTGATTCCGATCAATTACCGGCCACCCATTCCAATTTCATTCCGGCCGGGATTCCGATTTGAAGCCGGCCACCTTTGTGGATCACCTGGGTCGTTGTTGAGGTTTGGTTCGAGTTTCGTTTCTGGTCAAGTCTGAGCTGGTTCCGGGTTTTCTGGCGCGCGCCGTTTTCGCATGCTGTCGCCGGTCAGTTCGATGCGGTAGGCGTTATGCACGAGGCGGTCGAGGATGGCGTCGGCGATGGTGGGATTTCCGATGATCTCATACCAATGGTCGACGGGCACCTGGCTGGTGACGATGGTCGAGCGCCGCTCATAGCGGTCCTCGATGATCTCGAGGAGATCGCGGCGCTGTTCGTCGTTGAGCTTTTCAGGCCCCCAATCGTCGAGGATGAGCAGGTCGGTGCGGGCCAGCGCCTTCAGCATCCTGGCATAGCGACCGTCTCCCCTTGCGAGAGCGAGCGAGGCGAAGAGCCGTGGCGCGCGGTGATAGACGACGGAGAAGTCCTCGCGACAGGCCTTGTGGCCGAGAGCGCAGGCGAGCCAACTCTTGCCGACACCGGCCGGGCCTGTGATCAGGAGCCCGTGACGCTGGCGGATCCAATCGCAGCCTGCGAGCTTGAGGAAGAGGGAACGGTCGAGCCCGCGTTCGGCACGGAAGTCGGCGTCTTCGACCTGCGCATCATGGCGTAGCCTGGCGGCGCGGGCACGCGCCTCGAAGCGCTTCTGACGGCGCAGCGTCGCTTCGTTATCAAGCAGGATGGCGAGCCATTCGCCATGATCGAGGGCGCGCGCTTCCGGCTGCGCGTCGAGATCCTGGAAGCCTTTGGCCATGCCGTGCAGTCCGAGGTCGCGCAGCATGTCGAGGGTGGGATGGGTCAGCATGATCTTTATCTCCTCAATGGAAGTAACCAGGACCACGCAGATTGGCGTGGTCGATGATGGCGCCGGGATTGCCGGCGGGCCGGGCGGCTTTGTGGTTGGTGATGAGGGCGGCGATGCTCTTGCAGGTCAGTCCGCCGATCTCGACGGCGCGTGCCGAGACCGCCTCGGCGCGATCACGATGAAGATCGCGATAGAGACGCAAAACACCCAGGCAGGTGCGGAACCCCTGCTCGGGATGGGGCCGGCTGGCCAGAATGGCGATGATCAGCCCCTCGGTCTGTGGTCCGATCGACGCGGCCCAGCGCCGGAAGCGTGCCGGCGTCCACTCCGCATATCGACGGTGGGAACTGGGCATGTGCTCAGGGTTGGTGCCGTAACGGCGTCCGCCATAGCGGCGCTGATGAACGGCGACGCGCTTGCCGCGATGGAAGATCTCGATCGTCCTGCTGGTCGCGCGGATGTCGACCTGCTGGCGAATGAGGCTGTGCGGCACGGAATAGAAGAAGGTCTTGAACTCGACATGGTAGTCGGTGGCGACGCGGGCCAGGCGCCATTCGGCGAACTCGTAATCCTGCACCGGCAGGCTCGCCAGCGCCGGCCGTTCCACCGTCTCGAACAAATGGCGACGGCTGACGCCAAGGCGGCGCATGACATGGTCATTGATGCGGTCGAGCGCCCCGGCGATTGCGGTATTGGCCTCGGCTAACGAGAAGAATGTCTGCCGCCGCAGCCGGCCGAGGATGCAGGTCTGGGCAAAACGCACGCCGTTCTCGACCTTGGCCTTGTCCTTCGGGCGACGCGGCCGCGCCGGCAGCACGCCGACGCCATAGTGCGAGGCCATCATGCCGTAGCTGCGGTTGATCTCCGGATCATAGAAGGAGGCATGATTGACACCGGACTTCAGGTTGTCGGGCACGATCAGGCGCGGGACGCCGACGAAGAAGCTGAACATGCGTACATGCGCGCCGATCCAATCCGGCAATGTCTGCGTCCAGGTCGCTTCCGCATAGGTGTAGCCGGATGCGCCCAGGACGCCGACGAAAATCTCCGCCTCACGGATCTCGCCGGTCAGCGGATCGATGATGGCGATCTTCTTGCCGGAATAGTCCACGAACACCTTGTCGCCGACGACATGCTCTTGGCGCATCGTCGGCGACAGGCGCTTCTCGAAGCCGCGAAACAGGTCGCAGAAACGGCTGTAGCCATAGCCGCCGGCATGGACGGCGCGGTACTCCTCCCAAAGCAGCATCAGCGTGACGCCGGGCTTCTTCAACTCCAGAGCAAGATCTGCCCAGTTCGGTTCCGGCAGCCGGCGCGCACCCTGCTTCACCCCGGCGCGGGCGAACAGCCGGTTCTCCAGCGCGTCGTCGGTCAGTTCGCCTGGTAGCGGCCAACTCAGCCCTGAAGCTTCTGCCCGCTTCAGATTATCCTGCACGGTGCTGCGCGCGATGCCCAGCCTCTGTGCGATCTCGCGGGCGCTGGTTCCGTCGCCGGCAAGCCGCAGCATCTGTCGTAGTTGTCTCATGGTCAGCCTTCTCTTTGCCGGCATTACGCGTCCCTTGTTCAAAAGGACCGTCATGCCAAAGTTGCTGACCCAGGTGCTCCTGCTCAGGCCTTCAAAGTGGCCGGATATTGATCGGAATGGTGGCCGGCTTCACGTCGGAACGGGGGCCGGCTTCAGGTTGGAATGCCCGGCCGGATTACGTCGGAATCCGCACTCCGGCGCATCGCTGAACTCTATCGGATCGAGGACGATATCCGCGGCCAGCCGGCGGACGCACGCCGTGTGTTGCGCCAGGAAAAGAGCCTGCCGATCATTGCCGAACTCGAGCCTTGGCTGCGCGAGAAGCTCGTGTTGATCAGCCAGAAAACCAAGCTCGCCGAGGCGATCCGCTATGCACTCTCGCGGTGGCAAGGCCTCACCCGGTTCCTGGATGATGGCCGCATCGAGATCGACAGCAACGTGGTCGAGCGCTCCATCCGGCCGATCGCCCTCAACCGCAAGAACGCGCTCTTCGCAGGCTCTGACGGCGGCGCGGAGCATTGGGCCGTCGTCGCGTCGCTGATCGAAACCTGCAAACTCAACGCTGTCGAGCCGCTCGGCTATCTCGCCGACGTGCTCACCAGGGTCGTCAACGGCCACCCCAACAGCCAGATCGACGACCTCCTGCCCTGGGCCTACATCATCGAGCCCGAGATCAAGGCCGTGGCCTGAGAACACCGCTCTGATGTCCGCTGTCAAGGTTTGGAACGCGAGGGCGCAACCGATTGTGGGATCGGCTGCTCATTCTGATGATCGCGCATGGGTGGAGGCGGAACTGAAGGACGTCGGTGATCAAGCTCTGATGCGCGGGTTGGTTACCGCATTCCCGATTATGCGTCCGGGGCTGTTCCTATCTTACTGCGGGCGTCGGCCAGATTGCCGGCCACAAAGCGTCTGACGGGCATTCCCCTGCCGTGGTCCCGCCTCCGCCCATGCGCGAAGGATGTATGTCGCTGCGGCGGCTGGATCAGGCTGCTTGCGCCTCCCTTGCAACGGCCCACATGAAGCCGGCCAACTCACGGGCGATCGCTGTGCAGACCACCGTTGTCTTCTTGCCCCGGCCGCTCAACATCCGATATCGGGTCGTCAGTCGGGTCTGCGCCTTCCAGGCGATCTCTCGCACCCTTGGAGATGCTTGCTCCAGACGGTATAGCTTCTTCGCCCCGACCCTCGGCGCATGCCTATAGGTCCAGGCGCTCTCGACCAGCATATGGCGAACGCGGCCGTTTCCCGCCTTGGTGATGCCGCCCCGTCTGACTGTCTCGCCGGTCGATCGTTCTCCAGGAACGAGGCCGAGATATCCCATGAGCTGGCGCGGACTGTCGAACCGGGTCACGTCGCCAACCTCGGTGGCGAATGTCACGGCGACGATCAGGTCTACGCCGCGCAAAGTCTGCAGCGCTCGCACGATCGGCGCCAACGACCAGGCCGAAACGAACTCCTCGATCACACGCTCAAGTCGCTCGACCCGCTCTTTCGAGATTCGGACCGCTTCGACCAGTTCCTGGAGCGCAATCTGATGTGCGGGATGATCGAACGGTTGCTCTTGTAGCCAGCGCAGATAGCGCATCGTCCAGCCCTTTTTGCGAGGATAGATGCGTCCGTGCTTGAGCATGAAGGCGCTCACATGCTGCCGATGGACCCGAAGCGTCTCGACCGCGGCCGCCCGGGCACGGACGAGATCTCGCATGGCTTCGTGGCCTTCATCAGGAACCCATACCGCCGTCAGTTCGCCGGCGCGCAGCAGCCGGGCCAGAGAAAGAGCGTCCCGGCGGTTTGTCTTCACCCTGTCGCCTGGCTTTCTCGGAATCAGCGACGGGGCCACCACGATGCATTCGTGACCCAGCGAACGGATCAGCCGATAGAGGCCATAGCCGGTCGGGCCAGCCTCGTAGCAGAAATGAACTCGATCGAACCTGCCGGCGATCCGCTGGATAACACGGCGCATGCTCGCATCCGAGGCGTCGACCTCGCCGAAGAAGCGAACTTCTCCCTCCCGGCCGGAACCCGCAATCGCGATGGCGTTCCTCAGTTTTGCGACATCGATTCCGACAAATGCTTCCCTATAATCTGCCACGGCTCGTCCTCCTGTGATGAGGATCGGCTCGGCCGCCCGAGCAACCCTCGGACGCGCAGTGTAGGGCGAGCCACCTCACCAGCAGAGCCGGACATACGGTCTTACATTGATGACCGCCACTCGGCAGTTAAAGCGAGAAGGGCAATTTTATCACAAAACTCAGGATGTAGATGATTCCGACAACACTTGTCAGGCTGCCGAGCAGCCCGTTCAGCACGTGTTCTGGCACATAAAGCTGAGTTTTCGATGCGCACCATGAGCCGAACAGACCGCCGGCCGCGGTGAAAAAGCCCCACGACCACTCAGGACTGATAGCTTCGATGCCAATGGCAGGCAGAACAAGTACGAACGTCAGGATTCCGACAAAGGACAGAACAATGGAGTACGGAATTGTGGCAGCCACCATGACGTAAAGCGGAAGACGATAAGCAATTGCAAAGATCGGAACCAGCAGAAATCCACCGCCTACGCCCAATGCTGAGGAAAAGACACCGACGCCGGCTCCGATAGCAAACAGTTGCAGGTTTGGTAGTGTACGATGATGCCGGCCGAACTTGATTGAAATGGAGCGCCAGTTTTTTTCTGTCGTCGTGATTTCGAACCGCATCGTTGATGGACTACTGTCTTCGGCGAAATCACGCCCCATGGAACGGCCAAATCGCGAATAGTCGCGTGCTGCCTTCCAGCATAGTTGGAGGCCGAATGCCGCCAGGGCGATCCCGAGCGTTAGCCGAAACGGGT
This portion of the Chelatococcus sp. YT9 genome encodes:
- the istB gene encoding IS21-like element helper ATPase IstB, with the protein product MLTHPTLDMLRDLGLHGMAKGFQDLDAQPEARALDHGEWLAILLDNEATLRRQKRFEARARAARLRHDAQVEDADFRAERGLDRSLFLKLAGCDWIRQRHGLLITGPAGVGKSWLACALGHKACREDFSVVYHRAPRLFASLALARGDGRYARMLKALARTDLLILDDWGPEKLNDEQRRDLLEIIEDRYERRSTIVTSQVPVDHWYEIIGNPTIADAILDRLVHNAYRIELTGDSMRKRRAPENPEPAQT
- the istA gene encoding IS21 family transposase; this encodes MPAKRRLTMRQLRQMLRLAGDGTSAREIAQRLGIARSTVQDNLKRAEASGLSWPLPGELTDDALENRLFARAGVKQGARRLPEPNWADLALELKKPGVTLMLLWEEYRAVHAGGYGYSRFCDLFRGFEKRLSPTMRQEHVVGDKVFVDYSGKKIAIIDPLTGEIREAEIFVGVLGASGYTYAEATWTQTLPDWIGAHVRMFSFFVGVPRLIVPDNLKSGVNHASFYDPEINRSYGMMASHYGVGVLPARPRRPKDKAKVENGVRFAQTCILGRLRRQTFFSLAEANTAIAGALDRINDHVMRRLGVSRRHLFETVERPALASLPVQDYEFAEWRLARVATDYHVEFKTFFYSVPHSLIRQQVDIRATSRTIEIFHRGKRVAVHQRRYGGRRYGTNPEHMPSSHRRYAEWTPARFRRWAASIGPQTEGLIIAILASRPHPEQGFRTCLGVLRLYRDLHRDRAEAVSARAVEIGGLTCKSIAALITNHKAARPAGNPGAIIDHANLRGPGYFH
- a CDS encoding sulfite exporter TauE/SafE family protein, with translation MAKARRRGRPETAVLAPAGRALKFRALIGEFFIEQLPMIVVVTALGFGAAWLQYGFIPNGDRPYAIAGVSIAIWHLVWMGIWTGYTMALVGQAAGIFALPYSTSVLQFSNPHVSPTMLVLTFVNPAGALLGYRRSGQWNLDLALAVCLGGVAGAIVGPLFRATVLMHADPFRLTLGIALAAFGLQLCWKAARDYSRFGRSMGRDFAEDSSPSTMRFEITTTEKNWRSISIKFGRHHRTLPNLQLFAIGAGVGVFSSALGVGGGFLLVPIFAIAYRLPLYVMVAATIPYSIVLSFVGILTFVLVLPAIGIEAISPEWSWGFFTAAGGLFGSWCASKTQLYVPEHVLNGLLGSLTSVVGIIYILSFVIKLPFSL
- a CDS encoding IS110 family transposase, with the translated sequence MADYREAFVGIDVAKLRNAIAIAGSGREGEVRFFGEVDASDASMRRVIQRIAGRFDRVHFCYEAGPTGYGLYRLIRSLGHECIVVAPSLIPRKPGDRVKTNRRDALSLARLLRAGELTAVWVPDEGHEAMRDLVRARAAAVETLRVHRQHVSAFMLKHGRIYPRKKGWTMRYLRWLQEQPFDHPAHQIALQELVEAVRISKERVERLERVIEEFVSAWSLAPIVRALQTLRGVDLIVAVTFATEVGDVTRFDSPRQLMGYLGLVPGERSTGETVRRGGITKAGNGRVRHMLVESAWTYRHAPRVGAKKLYRLEQASPRVREIAWKAQTRLTTRYRMLSGRGKKTTVVCTAIARELAGFMWAVAREAQAA
- a CDS encoding site-specific integrase, which translates into the protein MLEFYFSYGRVLKRLRSGALGDEMDRLAEHFFTLGYKQASAKIYLSRIARFSQFAAPRCGPMPIHQDVVDSYLCRFITDSPRIGAVSALGHARRVAPERFIASVPSVEDDPDAPLLASFSDYLRRVRGLEPKSREGVLLGGRRFLDWFRHHHSGQDLAALTAEHVLAAVEHQLSLSATSGTRTAATSRIRTFLRFLHWAGHHDQELARVVPGTPHWRLAHLPPRLAWDAVRHAIDAIGATTPVDIRDRAVLLLLATTGIPNGELRALQLQDIDWRTGEIFVRRTKGKRDRVVPLLEETGAALADYILRARPKVDSPYLFLSFTPPVGPFKCASPVSRIVRKRLQHGGIKLGRVAGAHLLRHSLATQLVGQRRPINEVADLLGHRSINTTALYVKVAVSQLAEVALPFPGGVA